The Rhinoraja longicauda isolate Sanriku21f chromosome 19, sRhiLon1.1, whole genome shotgun sequence genome includes a window with the following:
- the LOC144602878 gene encoding putative G-protein coupled receptor 139 → MGTYALHIEIFYPIVAAIGVPANLMSLVILFRGKCGLSKDITCYMMAMAIGDLMVLVFNVIVSQILRYHFPGSPLRYTPVCRLSAYLQGFSFQLSTWFTVSFTCDRFVAICCQKLRRTYCTERTAAMVLAAVGMVSVLTNAPLPLRYRPCYTVNNADYGCCPVPGDLESPLWSAHRWVSNLLNTFLPIPALLLLNSLTARHILGTSKARLALKGPRRGEGGEDPEVRSRRASVALLFAVSGSFVVLAVPILVIHAWVGLSGTVMFRGPRSLYAAVQVAMLLKCLGSCTNTCVYALTQSKFRAQMSALLTAPFAALCVGVAVREKDLRGT, encoded by the exons ATGGGAACGTACGCACTTCACATCGAGATCTTCTATCCGATTGTGGCAGCCATTGGTGTGCCTG CTAACTTGATGTCCTTGGTGATCCTGTTtcggggaaagtgcggtctctccaaagACATCACCTGCTACATGATGGCCATGGCGATAGGTGATCTCATGGTTTTGGTCTTCAACGTCATAGTCAGCCAGATACTCAG GTACCACTTCCCCGGGTCTCCGCTCCGCTACACGCCCGTGTGCCGGCTCAGTGCCTACCTGCAAGGCTTCAGTTTCCAGCTCAGCACCTGGTTCACCGTATCCTTCACGTGTGACCGTTTCGTGGCTatctgttgccagaagctgaggcGCACGTATTGCACCGAGAGAACGGCGGCCATGGTGCTGGCGGCGGTAGGAATGGTCAGCGTGTTGACCAACGCGCCCTTGCCTCTCCGCTACCGGCCCTGTTACACCGTGAACAAcgccgactacggttgctgcccTGTGCCGGGTGACCTGGAATCCCCGCTGTGGTCCGCCCATCGCTGGGTCTCCAACCTACTCAACACCTTCCTCCCCATACCCGCCCTGCTGCTGCTGAATTCGCTTACCGCCAGGCACATCCTGGGGACCAGCAAGGCCCGGCTGGCCCTGAAGGGCCctcggcggggggaggggggcgaagACCCAGAGGTCAGGAGCCGGAGGGCGTCGGTCGCCCTGCTCTTCGCCGTCTCCGGGAGCTTCGTGGTTCTGGCAGTTCCCATCCTGGTGATCCACGCCTGGGTCGGGCTGAGCGGGACGGTGATGTTCCGCGGCCCCCGCTCGCTGTACGCGGCCGTACAGGTGGCGATGCTGCTGAAGTGCCTCGGTTCCTGCACAAACACCTGTGTTTACGCGCTCACCCAGAGCAAGTTTAGAGCGCAGATGAGCGCCCTGCTCACAGCCCCCTTCGCTGCTCTGTGCGTGGGGGTCGCggtgagggagaaagatttaagaggaacctga